The genomic region CTTTAATGGTTTGAATCAGATGGTTCTGAAGGCACAAAATGACAACGATTTAATGAACAATCTACGTTGCAGAAGACAGGATGTAGAAGAACTGTTTACTGAGTAAGGATTACTATAGGTTTTACTTCTGAAATTGTATCTAGTATAAGATATGAAATTtacaaaatgagattttatttataaaattgcTCCACTAGATGGGTCAGATCTTAACTGGTATAAATAAACCTACTTCAAAGTCGCCAGTATTGCTATGCTAAATTTCAGTAGGTCAGATTGGCACTACTATGTTGACTTtgtagaaatgcatttttaaacattaactAAATAGGTAACCAGCGTAAAAGCCAAGCAGGCACAATTTGCAAAAGTGTGCTTAGAATAGtaatacaaaaatgtaatgCTTAGCTTTgaaaaaactgatttttttttctgtctgcttctgcTGATTTTCTAAGTGTTTGGACCTGGGTTCATCCTGCTTAATTTGAAGAAGCTAGCAAAAATACCTAATTTAAAAGGTACTCTGAATTCAGAGCCTGGACTTACCCTTTTAGCTAGCTGAGAGCAGAAGGTGATTCAGATCTTCACTTAGCAGAGCTGCCCTCAATCACTTAAAGTGCTTAAAAGTGTGCTTAAAGCACTTACAGTGCTTAAAGTGTGTATACAGTTCTCATGAAAAGTTTTGGAGTCTACATTGTGTAGGGTTTTAGTAGCTGCAGAAATCAGCTGGTATGAAATCCACTGAAAAGAAACGATTCctgaatataatattttttagaaCAGGAATTCAACGGGAATAAGACTTCCCTCTGAAACTGCAGAAGGAGCTTAGGAAAGCAGGACATAATTCTGAAATCAGAATAAATAGCAAGGAATGAATATTTGTTCTACAGACGTGGCATAGGAACTTATATTGACTTAAAGGACCAAAGTTTCActtttaaatctgaaatactACCTTTAAGATTGAAGCAATCCATTTTGAACTagttatttcagtgtttataaGTGATAAATACTCAATGTATATGTGGGAAAATAtaacaaaggcaaaaagaaaaaaaaaaaaaacaaaagaaatgataCCTTTTTATCCTGATTTGAGatataatgtattttataatttcCTCTCAGACAGGCATTCTATATGAGACTCATGTCTCCTAGCACTCAGAAAGGCTGTATGATTTATATGTACTTAATCAGTGGAAAATCTGTAGAGATCAATTCAAGTAGGAATACCACAGGTGGTGAAAAATACATGAGTTGAATCTCAACTGCTCTGAAAATTAACTAGTTTGGAATACTGCGGTGCTTTACAAGCAAGGAGATAAAATAATTCTAATCTGTAACTCAATCTTGGCTTTTTAAAGCTCAGTTGGTAAGGTCTGCAAGCTGAGTCCTGCACACAGTGACAAATGACCTCTGCTCTGAGATATTAAACATTGAGCCCTAAGTATCGCATCTGAGCAACTGACATTTGTATACCCAGTTACTGAGTCTGAGTAGTCGATCGACCTGTGAGTTGCAGTTCTCTATGTTTGGTCCAATTACGCATTATCCATACCCAGTCCATACTCAGTCCTTGCAAAATTAAGTATCagcattattatttctttttatgtaaaaataaatgataggACACAAAATAGGGACAGTAAAAgagttgtaatttttttatgaACTTCATTAATGGGTAAAAGTTTATTTGTTCTGTTAATAAAACTTAGTTCTaagctttcttttaaacattatGTCTGCTTTAGAAATCTCCTGAGGTAATTTATATCCTCGATAAATTGCAAACTGTTTCCTGGCATCCATTTCtaacttgtttcttttttgtctcaTGTACTCTGAAATCATATAAGAATAGTTTTGTAGCTTTTCCTGTGAGTTATTAATGTGTTACTTCATGTACTGTCTCATATCGTTATCTCCTTGTCTTGTTCGAAAGGCAAATGAGGAGCTAAGAAATTGTTAGAATCCTTTGTGAACTAACTCACGCTGAGGTTCTCCATTACCTTAGGAAGTTAGTGCACTAGTCGTATGAAAAAGGGCAGTAGTTTATTTTCAACTATTACAACACTAAACTTGAGAGCAGAGTTACGTCAATCCCAGTATCAAGCTTCCTCCAACTTCGTCAGTATTCTGAGTCCCCATCTAATTTTTGTATGCTAATTTTGCAGTCTGACCTTTGCATTAGTAGACAGGTGGGAAAATGCATGTATCCTGTCAGCTGCTTAATGGCTTCCTAATCTGAATAGGCTGTTCTGTGTCAGCTGTGCCATCCGGAAATACCCTCTTCTACACCAAAGTGCTTTGCATTTAAACAAATGTCACTGAGACTATCTGACAGGTGCAGTACTATATTAAAACTACGCCTTTTGGGTTAACTGTAGTAATCCTTTCTGTGTAACTGTTAGCCCCCCAAAAATGTGGAATTTCTAGGTTTCTTTTGTAAACTAACATCAGATGCTGTGCGGATGAAGAATCTCTGCTTAATTAACCCCTGAATCATGGGTCAGGCTCTAAGGGTTGTATAATAGGTCTGTGCACACACATGTCAATAATGTGTTCCAAGAACCAATTCAGGTAGACTTTTTGAGCTGGAGGTTTCATTTGGACAAATAGcttttgaagcatttttcttctgaatgtaGCTGTTTCCTTCGCGAACCTATGGCCTCCACAATGCCTGCCAGTACCACAATTTCACTATGAGGTGTATAGGAAAGGACTTCTTTTTTCGGGGTGGGGTTTATAAAACGTTGTCTGATCATTTAATTAGGTAATTTTAATTCCTGGATTACAAGACGGAATGAATTCACTAGGTACCTTTACCATGACTCTATCATTTCTCACCCTACTAGTCTCTTTAGCTAAAGTGTCACAGCCTATTTAGTCTCTCTCTTTATAAAAattgctccctgctgctgagcaTATTCATGATATTTCTCTCTAGCTTTTCCGTTTCTACAGTACCGTTTGTTTTTTGCAATGAAGTGACCAGAAATGCAACTGGTGTCAAAGTTGGGAACAGTGgtaaaatgatgttttctgGGTTGTTTTGTCTACTTTCATCGTGATTCCTAACATTCCATTTGCCTTTCTGACTGCTGCTGAagtttaaaatgatattttacaGGACCATGTACAATGAGTCTAAGCTATTTTGCTGGAGATAATTTAGACCGTTATTATGCGTATGTAAAATTAGAGTTGTTTCTCTGTGTATATTCCTTTGCTTGCATCAGCATTtaatttcatcttcctttttattgtCCAGTAATTCAGCATGATGCAAgccttctcttcattttcagtattaaaTTTGTATGCCAAATAATTTCATAGCATTGGCAAACATTACAGCAAAGTTTTACTCATTTTCTAGACTTTGGCTTTTGACTTTGTGCAGACGTGGTTGATCTAATCCTGTGTACACAGAAGTGAGATATGATATATGGAAATgagcaaataaatgaaatgtagaCAAAATGgttaggatttttattttcttctgaagcctGTGGaatctttttgcttttgctctgaTGAAACTAATGGCTTTCAAATGTTTAAAGGCCATTTTTTTATCAGGTGTTTGTTTGAGCAGCAGATTTATGGAGATGTCTTTCTAACTATTTGCACAATTTAGTTCTGAGATGTGGAGGTATAAGAcatgctttaaataaaataagaacattAATGAAATAAGACTTACTGAAACTGACCACAAAGAAtgactgttatttttttttttgaccctTTGTATTTGCAAAGGTTATGGTGTTATGGAGAgcaaagaaacattaaaattttaCCTCTCTCTGTATTTTGGAATATTATTACCAATAGGTGTTTGAATGTGGTAATATTTAAGTAAAAGTATGTTGATTGCTTTAGGcaattaaatgatttatttatttattttttaataatagatGTATATAACAATTCAGTGTAATGAGTAAGTACTTGTGGGCCTCCCTGCCTAGACACTTCTGGAAATCTTCCAAGGAACTCGATCCAACGagattttttcagtttttcaaataatctcaaatttcagaatttcaaatgAACATTCCAACAAGACCATTCCAATTTTAATGAGCTTGGCAGTACGCTAATTTAAGTAATATCTTCTAATTTTAAACTCATTTCTTTtgctatttcaaaataaaagaatttttattgCATAAATTACGTTCTTTTTAATTGATGATAGGTTCGGCTGCTTTTCCACATAAAGATGGATTGTTGCCTTTGCTGCAAATAACTAGTGGTTCTTGGCATTTCAGAACCAAAGTCCATGGAAGTCAATGGAAAGAATTCTTCTTGATTTTAGTGAGTTACGGTTCAGGTTTCTGACTGGAAATGTGGGTATTACTAGTGAAAATGAGTTTGAAATTACTGGATGATGTTAATGTACAGAAGTTACATTTCactaaggttttttttttatgttttggaaACCcataaattttagaaataatgtaGAACTAGAGGCAATTTCAATGTACGCTTTTTGTTaccctttcaaaaaaaaaagcaaaaaaaaaaaaaagcagtaaagcaGTATCTGAAAGACTCACCCAGAAGCCTACTGAatctgatggggaaaaaaaaaaaagtatgctttGGAAACTGTACATCAGACATTAGATCAGAGGCTGAGTGACTACCATAAGAACAGTACAGATGGGTTGAGAAGGTGAGAGAGCCTTGTGGTTTCAAATTAGCCACTAATGGCTTGGCATCTAGAATGTATTCTGCTACggtaaaagtgaaaaacagattaTGCAATAATTCTGTAAAATTTCTGTCTGTGCACTCTAGAAAATGATGTTTTGAGAGGACAGTATTTCCTTGTGCTAAGCAGAGTGTCAAAGTCATCTGAATGTGAAGAACCCTTATAAGATTCTTTATACtctaaaacatttcttaatttctgctaTGACATTCATCCTTCATTGGACTAGCATACTGGTCTTGCTACATCAAAACTCCTAAGAAGGAGTCAAGCATGTCTTGAAGCTCTTTGCTGAACTCAAACTAAAACAcctcatgaaatattttttgatctTGGAGTAGACAGTAGAGTCTCTTCATAAAAGAATACAGATCCAGTATTCTTGATGGCATAGGAATAGGAAGCCTGTACATATAGTTTGTGTAAACCCATTACCTGTGCAGAGCAGTTACATTTGTAAAAGTAAGCGTCAGTCCATGGGCTGATGTATTACAGGTGAATAATATGAAATACCAGATGAACATTCATGTCTATGAACATATGAAGAGTAAGAATGTTTACCATGAAGTGTCGAAGTATAAATAGGTCTATGAGACTTTATAATGGCTACAGTATGAAGCTGAAATTTTTCTCCTGTGTCTCAGTTAGCTAAAAAGCTCAATACGTAgcatttgttgtcttttttttttacagtattttttatgATTATAGGTGTAGCATAATCCTACAATTTAACCTGGGGCTTATAGCTGATATATGGTTTGCTGTTTTatgtttagttttaaaatgcactttaaagggaaatgaaacaatgtagttgctgtttatttttattttatcatttaccTACAGAAAAATTTCACCAAGGCAAAATTTTACACCATAACAttacaggagagaaaagaaaatccaagagGCAAAACGTCATTTACCATTTTTCAGATTAATGCAAACAATACTTCTCATCTTCTGGTCTTTTGGATCTTTTGTTTAGAATTCAATCTGAATTTACactacaacaaaataaaaatgtattcttctTCAAGACTGGTTTGTTTCCTCTGGTGAAGGTAGATTGTCAAGTGCTCCCacctcttcagaaaagaaaaaaaaaaaaagaacatgaagtATGTGTATTAAtcttggaaaataaatcataaaatccAATTTCAGCagtatacatttttatatttttcttctagctgCAAGACTGTAAGATGCAAATCCTTGAACTTTTGATGATTtaaattataaacattttttcttctaaatgttaagaacctcttcctgctataatttcacttttttccttttttttttttttaagaaactgcAGGGATAGAGTGACAGAGTCacaattttgtaattttgtgGCTCCACATAGTTTTACTGGCAGCATTTTGAGCTGTTTGCTAGCATCCAATTTTATGATGTGACTTTATTGTAGAATACATGCATAAAgggagatgtttttcttttattggtaAGAAGCGTTTCTGAATTTCAACCAACTGCTCTTGGTTGCAAACTCAGGCTTTACTTAATTTGTTATcaaattgtgttttgtttttttgtttgtttgtttgtttttataactcCCATGTAATCAGAATGTGTTTAGTTTGCTTTAAGCTATTCTATATGCCGTGTCCATAACATTTTGGTAGCAACAGTTATTTTTGTCACAGTACCCAGAGTAATCAAATAGTATTAGGACCCTGTTGTGCTGGATATTCATTGACCTGCAGTTTGACAGGACAGCCTTTGCTCTTAAAGTCAGGCATATTCCTAAATGCATTAAAGTGGAATTGACAGCTCATCTCCTTCCACCCTTACTCCCAGAAATGCTGTCCAAAGGCAAATCTGTAGCAGGCTTGTACACGCATGACTGGTCCTATCTCAGTAAATTTCAAACCAGAAAGGCCAACAGAAGCAGGATCTTCAGTGATTCTGATAGGTATAGTCAGATTTAAAAAGTGTTCACTAACCTTTAAGATGCAAGTAAGTCAAAAATTCAATTACTGTGCGCACAATGTTTTCGTCAGCCAGTGGTCTTCCAAGATTTCCTAGAAAACAAGTTGATTGTTACTTAATGTTAACATGGTGTAAAGATCTATTCATTTTATGTTGTGGCTAAGTTTATAAGTACCCTGAAAAagttatctggaaaaaaataaaataaaaaaaccttgAATGGAAAGCCTTATTTtgtggaaaagcaaagcaacttTGAGGTAAAAAGCTACAATTCTCAGAATCAAAAATTGTCCAATTTTTTATGCCACTGCTGTATAGGAGCTACTTTGACACCTTAATTGTCATGATCCTTAAGACCATACGAGTACAATTGCAGAAGAGAGATATCCTCTGTTCTCTTTTGTGTCTGCTAGCctgagaaggaagggaaaggtaAATTTAGCAAATTCATCAGCTTTACCAAACAGATAAAAGTTCTTTATGTAGTCTGACTTTGTTCCCATTAGGCTGCTCATGTGTTATAGAAGTGATGTGTAGTCACAGGAACTAGGCCTAAGGCTCAGAAATGTGTGCTTTTGCATATATATCAAGTGCAATATACTCCCCTTTAATCTTGTGCCTTTTGATACTTCTTAAATGGCCCAAATTATCAAGCTCCCTGGAAGCTCATTATTATACTCAGGGAAAATGAGTAATACTTTTGCTGTgtctataaataaaataaaatggagacaGCTTGCTTTTTATCAGCAAGGTGGAAGCTTGTTCGATACTGGAGAACGAACAGCAGGTAATTTTGCTGAGGATTTTAGTTCTGTGGATGTAAAAGAGATGGCTACCAGAATCTGACTCACAGTCCATTATTACACTGGTGAAAATACCGTCTCTTGATGTTATCACAGAGGACATGTTTCATCTCAGAATATAGTCTGAAAGACTGACTTTGCAGCACATAACTGTTGTGGGAGTTCTGTGACAGAAGAGATGATGCAGGTCTGTAGTGATGCACGGATCAGACTGAGCTGTGTAtcccaaattaaaaatatttaagaggaATCGTAAGGGATATAAAGGTTTCTGGTATACAGAGAGTCAGCATTCATGAATTGGTGTGGAAGTTCGTGTCTAGATGTCTTATCTTCTAGTCTTTGAACGGACACAAACATGCTAATtcatatattaataatattagtgttttcatttgaagtttcttaatttaatttttattctgatcTCATTTGTTACGGATTTTTGTTACGATTAATATCATTACACTTGTAGTTAATTGATCcatattttattcataataTGATAATtattgcataaatattttttaggtATTTGAGAATATTATACACACATATTCCTATAAGTATATGGGTCCTTAATTCAGTATAGCTAATTACTTTTGGACTCCAGCAGCGAAAGAGTTATGctcttgaaatttaaaaattttcctGATTATGTtcacagattattttattttattttgatcttGTGTAATGCAACTAACATAGCTTACAAGTTCTAGGTTATCTTGAGAGCTAGTGAATTTTGCAGTGTTCCTTCAAGGAAACAGAGCGGTTCTTTGCAATGAATTCTTCTACAGGAACACTGTAAGAAGTAGATCGCTGTTTTAAGGCACTTTTGTAAAGGTCATTTCAACTTCGTTTACAATAGGAGCTCTACTTCCTTAAccaattttatattaatatcTCCTTTGGATAGGAATTCCATCAGAAATTTCAGCTTCAAAGGAAACTTTTGATGAGAGAATAGCATCTAAAATGAGTTTCATAGTAGAAGCAGTTGTTTAATATATATGTCCTATTCAGACTAGTTTGGTTggttttacttttaaatgtgGATATGCAGCAGTACCAGCAGAAGAGTTCCATAATTCCTAAAGATTATACTTTTGTAAAAGAGCTGGCACTTTATCTGCAAATGGCAATGTGTTGCCGTGTGAGTTGTACTGTTAGATTACAAATGCTGTCTTCCTCTCACTTTGTTTATGACTAGCAAAATACTACCTTAATACCTATGTTTGAGGAAAtagttttagttttgttgttatATGACTACATACCAGAACCAAAACAGCACTTattctgaaaatgcaaaaactcATGTATATGTTAATGCGACTCTTCTATTTACAGAGTAATTATTTCCATGAAATTATAATGAAGCACATTTCCATTATGTATGAACTTATTTACTGTTAGGTACACTAGTGTTGTGTTGGgtggatttaaaataaactgtatgATCTCTGGGGCTGAGACTTTATCTTCCTCCATTTGTGGGGTGATGAATGTAACAGTACACAAGTAAGTACCATTTTCTGTGATTGGAGTGAGAAACGTTGCTTTTTGACAGTCTAAAGATGAGATTCATTCTATCTCATTTTAGATGCCTGCTGCAGATTTAGTTTCTCATCAGGTGAAAGAAACAGGTTTTTCTAGAAATTCCTAGATCTTATCCTTGAAATAGGTGTCATCTTCTCTTCATTGGTCAGAAAGAGGGTTGAGGCATGTGTTTTAGAGGACCAGATTTGGATGATGAGTCTAGACAACCTAACAGAAATCCAGGCTGCATCCTATTGATTCCCATTTGCTAAATTCTCATACACGAAACCTCAAAAAAATACGTTGACTTGACTTAGTTTTTGGACCACGTTCCcaatctttcaaagaaaataatcaaggTTGTTCAAATATAGGAAATATTGTGAGACATggagagttttttgtttgtttgaactGGTGAAGAATCTTCTAACATAAATAGCACCATACAGTGCTGATGTCTGGTTTCAACTCTGTaatatcagaataaaaatttatatatatttatgcatatttatatattttttatataaactatatatatataggtttccctactgaaaaaaaatctttatgctTTCGCTTATTTGCTGAAGAAAGGGAACTCTTGAGTGTCTGAAATACTGATTTGAatatacagaaattaaaataggaTTAAAGTATAATAAATAGTATTACTTTTAAGTAAATATGATTATGGTACTTGTCCTGAGGCATCAAGTTGTTTAAGTGTGAAAGgccaaaatttaaattttattccttACATGTCTTCAGTGGGATTTTTGGTAGAGTGCAAGAGTAACCTTGTATCTAGGTAGTAAGTTAACTCAATGACAGTAAGTAATTACTACATAAAAAACTAAAGTCAAATCAACAATACTGGCATTCAGAATTTCATTACCTGCTTTTATATCCTCATCAGGCTGTATTTCACGTTTACCAGTGAAACCATGTTTGTCATTAAAAGATCTGTGGTTATCTACTGCATCtgacaaataaattaaaaatcagaggAGTTAATTGGCTTGAAAACAACCTTTGTCATGTTGCTTGCCTTTCATGGATTCAAAGAAAAGACACAACGAACACTTTTGATGGATACAtatacaaaacaacaacaaaacaatcaatGTGTCACTAAATAAAATAGCCTTTCTTCTGAATTTGTGCTTATGATTTATATCATTTAACCAGTCCTGTACTACTATACCAAGTCCTGTACTACATACTTGTCAAAGTTATTATTGAATTAAGTGGAAGttgtaaataaaatgcaagattGTACATTCATATGTAATTTGGAAGGTTGTTTTTGCTACCATTTTTCCAGTTGTTAGAAAGTGCTGCCAATGAGTTTGCTTAAGAATAAACTGCAGATAGTTTTTGAAGATTATTCATGTAAACTATCTTACATGCCCCTGGTGCATCTTCTCtcccccttgccatgggcatTTCCTTTATCAGTAAAAGCTGATCAATACGACCTGCAACAAAGGATGACTCCTATTACCCAGTCTTAGATAAATGACACTTGAAAAGCACATTTCGATTCTAGCCAATTTGTTTAGATCTGCTTTGGGACATAAATTTACAAAACTAGTTAATACATTTAAGATGCATTAATCTGCTTTTATGTATACTTAAGGCTAGTGGTCCATAAATGGGGAGTCACAGTAAATATCTGTAGTATTTGTCATGTATCTGAGACTGACAGTAAACAAACATCAGTAATGAGACATactacataaagaaaaaatgatggaCAGATATGAGACAGCTTAGcactttatttccatttcccttAAAATCTATGTGTATTgagtcatatatatatacacacacacacatatataatcTACCATTCTTCTTTAATCTAATGATTCTTCATCTTTGTAAACCAATATGTGTTCCTGTATTTTAAACACCAtgaacattaaatatttttcacatggTGAACTATTTGTCAATACTTCAcatttttatgtcattttaatttacatttttttcattccttttttaaaatagtagTATCATAAAGCCCAGTAGTAAAGGCATTTTCAAATAGATTTTAAGTGAAATCTGAAATGAGTGGTGCCAGAATTTCACATTTTGTCAGTCTTCTTTTGACATCATAACATTTCcgtgcataaaaaaaaaaaaaagacaaacacaccaaaaaaaaagagagcaaaaagagaaggaagaagacaaccacagacacacacacactccctaaaaaaagaaaaaggtgtgtgggggggagaggCCACATAAAAGCTATTTGCAATATGGAAATTCCAGGTCAGTAGCACAAAAAGTGACCAAATGTGTACCTGGATATAAAGTCTCACAGCATGATTATTCTTTAGAGAAGAACATTTATTGTCTAAGGCAACTCAGTTCTATAATAGGCATGTAATAAATAACTAAACAAGTATCCAGTTTTTGCAGGTTTAATGTAGTCATCAGAAAAGTGAGTAGCATACTACAGTAAACtgtttttacaagaaaaaaagatgaattttgaaataatgCAAGAAAGAGTGCTTGACTTACGTGGCCCAAGTAGGTAACCAGCACTGTTCAAAGTCCagccccttttttcttttgccttgaagaaaaaaggcaagtaGGTTAGTGCATGAACTACACAGTACTTTCTGAAGACAAGAAGCAAGCAGCACCCAAATGGATTTTCTCTTAATAGAAGTGGTCTTCTGAAggtttgaaataagaaaaaaaaaagttaaaaaaaaaaataatatataataatgtcAAAGCAAATACTATTGTTGCACTTCTGCCCCCTTCCCATCTAGTCAGTAGATTTGCTGTTAGCATCCACGTACAGCAAAAAACTTCACACCATATGAATGAAACTGCAAATCACACTTTGGAAGGAGCAATTTTGACTTTATACTCCAagtttatattattaaattagaTAATCATCTTAGCAGACAGCAATATTTCCATTTAATTGTTTGGATTTACATGAGAGCTTTACAAGGTGCACACTACCTTTTCTGAGTCAGACGGGGATATCCACTGAATTTCGCTCTGTCAACTAgaccttcttttttcttttagttacaTGGGAGATATAATTCAAAAGCCTAGTATTCCAAATTAAAAGCCCATTTACTGCCCAAAATATTCGAGCCCTGCATCTTGTCTTACCCCTACACCTAAATACAGGGTAAATAACTGCTGGGATTTCTGTCATTTGTCAGCTGAGGCACGGATGCTGCCCAATGGAAAGGACCCAGAGTGGGAAATAAGTACTTACAGATAAAACCAGTCCAAATGTTTCTGACAGGGCGGCGCAGAggatgaaagacagaaagaggaaaCTAGCGCACCTCTGCATCTGTAAGGA from Anser cygnoides isolate HZ-2024a breed goose chromosome 5, Taihu_goose_T2T_genome, whole genome shotgun sequence harbors:
- the GAL gene encoding galanin peptides isoform X2, translated to MQRCASFLFLSFILCAALSETFGLVLSAKEKRGWTLNSAGYLLGPHAVDNHRSFNDKHGFTGKREIQPDEDIKAGNLGRPLADENIVRTVIEFLTYLHLKEVGALDNLPSPEETNQS
- the GAL gene encoding galanin peptides isoform X1, whose translation is MQRCASFLFLSFILCAALSETFGLVLSAKEKRGWTLNSAGYLLGPRRIDQLLLIKEMPMARGREDAPGAYAVDNHRSFNDKHGFTGKREIQPDEDIKAGNLGRPLADENIVRTVIEFLTYLHLKEVGALDNLPSPEETNQS